A single window of Sparus aurata chromosome 12, fSpaAur1.1, whole genome shotgun sequence DNA harbors:
- the ythdc1 gene encoding LOW QUALITY PROTEIN: YTH domain-containing protein 1 (The sequence of the model RefSeq protein was modified relative to this genomic sequence to represent the inferred CDS: inserted 2 bases in 1 codon) translates to MAADRREDKDGELNVLEDLLTEAPDQDDELYNPETERDVSDKKGTKRKSERSDSQDLKRLRPSSCHAPSRSSSTNKRAPGPPLSSSSSKKVASSPRGRHAAATTSSYRHEYYEERKGRRGTREPARSRVGEEVRRRESQRGLEGLSQKLRRDERRVSPSPHEDENQSEEEAAAEYGSEPGSRSSSPTASHVEEEEEEDQEEEEEEEEEEEEDGMEEEDEEEEEEGEKEDEEEEDEEYERRGGEGNDYDTRSEAGDSRSASSVSFSDDGESVHSGSASEASGSEKKREKLSSSVRAVRKGMERKFVICQDPSSKLRYILREARFFLIKSNNHENVSLAKAKGVWSTLPVNEKKLNAAFRSARSVVLVFSVRESGKFQGFARLASESHHGGSPIHWVLPAGMNAKMLGGVFKIDWLCRRELPFTKTAHLSNPWNEHKPVKIGRDGQEIQPDIGAQLCALFPLDESVDIHQVARRVRHKRRTPSEPRPRGRPPQREPGRRRPEEYDLHGRKRPRADGPPDFNQRAGFIQDLRNQPVDRRFSSVRRDVFLNGSYNDYMRDYHHSVGPPAPWQTLAAYPGVEQPPPHHPPYYHHSHPPPPXPHQAYHHHHHPPLPPHEAPPPRFRDKQRAPQHRAFTSSPHDYDMRVDDFLRRTQAVVSSRRERERQRERDRGGPRRERERERARDRDRERERDKERGRYRR, encoded by the exons ATGGCGGCCGACCGGCGCGAGGACAAAG ACGGCGAGCTGAACGTTCTTGAAGATCTTCTGACTGAAGCTCCGGATCAAGACGACGAGCTGTACAACCCCGAGACAGAGCGAGACGTCAGTGACAAGAAAG GaacaaagaggaagagtgaGCGTTCTGACAGCCAGGACCTAAAGAGACTCCGACCCTCATCGTGCCATGCCCCCTCCAGGTCCTCCTCCACCAATAAGAGAGCTCCGGGTCCAcctctctcatcctcctcctcgaAGAAGGTGGCATCCAGCCCCCGCGGACGCCACGCTGCGGCCACCACCAGCAGCTACCGACACGAATACTACGAGGAGCGAAAGGGGCGGCGAGGAACTCGAGAACCAGCGAGAAGCCGTGTAGGAGAGGAAGTACGACGCCGAGAGTCTCAGAGAGGCCTGGAGGGTCTGAGCCAG AAGCTGCGACGTGACGAACGGCGAGTAAGCCCCTCCCCCCACGAGGATGAGAACCAATcggaggaggaggcagcagcagagtaTGGTTCAGAACCGGGGTCACGAAGCTCCTCCCCTACAGCCTCCcatgtagaggaagaggaggaggaggatcaagaggaggaagaggaggaggaggaggaagaagaagaggatggcatggaggaagaagacgaggaggaagaggaggaaggagagaaggaggatgaagaggaggaggatgaggagtaTGAGCGTCGTGGCGGTGAAGGGAATGACTACGACACTCGCAGCGAGGCCGGCGACTCACGCTCCGCCTCCTCCGTCAGTTTCTCTGATGACGGCGAATCTGTGCACTCAGGCTCCGCCTCCGAGGCCTCAG gttcGGAGAAGAAGCGGGAGAAGCTGTCGTCGTCGGTCCGAGCCGTTCGCAAAGGGATGGAGA GAAAGTTTGTGATCTGTCAGGATCCGAGCAGTAAGCTGCGATACATCCTGCGAGAGGCTCGATTCTTCCTCATCAAGAGCAACAACCACGAGAACGTCTCGCTGGCTAAAGCGAAG GGTGTTTGGTCCACGCTTCCTGTCAACGAGAAGAAGCTGAATGCAGCTTTTCGCTCTGCTCGGAGCGTCGTCCTCGTCTTCTCCGTCAGGGAGAGCGGCAAATTCCAAG GTTTCGCTCGTTTGGCTTCAGAGTCTCACCATGGCGGATCACCAATCCACTGGGTTCTTCCTGCCGGCATGAACGCCAAGATGCTGGGCGGAGTCTTCAAGATTGACTGGCTCTGCAG GAGAGAGCTTCCGTTCACTAAGACGGCTCACCTGTCCAACCCCTGGAACGAACACAAGCCCGTCAAAATTGGACGTGACGGACAG GAGATCCAACCGGACATCGGCGCTCAGCTCTGTGCCCTGTTCCCATTGGACGAGAGTGTGGATATCCACCAGGTGGCTCGTCGCGTTCGTCACAAGCGTCGGACGCCATCAGAGCCCCGGCCTCGGGGTCGACCGCCGCAACGCGAACCGGGAAG GCGTCGCCCTGAAGAGTACGACCTTCACGGCAGGAAGCGACCGCGAGCCGACGGTCCGCCTGACTTCAACCAGCGAGCAG GGTTCATCCAGGACCTTCGGAACCAGCCGGTGGACAG acgaTTCTCCAGCGTAAGACGAGACGTGTTTCTCAACGGG TCTTATAACGACTACATGAGGGACTACCACCACAGCGTTGGTCCTCCGGCTCCGTGGCAGACTCTG GCGGCGTACCCTGGCGTGGAGCAACCGCCCCCACATCACCCCCCCTACTACCATCACAGccaccccccgccccc ccctcACCAGGCctaccatcaccaccaccaccccccttTACCGCCACACGAGGCTCCGCCCCCCCGCTTCAGAGACAAACAGCGAGCGCCGCAACATCGCGCCTTTACCTCCAGCCCA CATGACTACGACATGCGTGTGGACGACTTCCTGCGGCGGACGCAGGCGGTAGTGAGCAGTCGGCGTGAGCGTGAAAGACAGCGTGAACGCGACCGTGGTGGACCACGccgcgagagagagagggagcgagcaagggacagagacagagagagagagagggacaaggagaggggGCGGTACCGAAGGTGA
- the ufc1 gene encoding ubiquitin-fold modifier-conjugating enzyme 1 has translation MADEATRRAVSQIPLLKTHAGPRDGALWPQRLKEEYQALIHFVEQNKAADNDWFRLESNPDGTRWSGTCWFIHELLRYEFRLEFDIPVTYPATAPEVAVPELDGKTAKMYRGGRICLTDHFAPLWARNAPRFGLAHLMALGLGPWLAVEIPDLISKGLVVHKEREREGAAE, from the coding sequence ATGGCGGACGAGGCCACGCGCAGGGCCGTGTCACAGATCCCGCTGCTGAAGACGCACGCGGGCCCGCGGGACGGCGCGCTGTGGCCGCAGCGGCTGAAGGAGGAGTACCAGGCGCTGATCCACTTTGTGGAGCAGAACAAGGCGGCCGACAACGACTGGTTCCGCCTCGAGTCCAACCCAGACGGCACGCGCTGGTCCGGCACCTGCTGGTTCATTCACGAGCTGCTGCGCTACGAGTTCCGGCTGGAGTTCGACATCCCGGTGACGTACCCGGCCACGGCGCCGGAGGTGGCGGTCCCGGAGCTGGACGGGAAGACTGCGAAGATGTACCGCGGAGGGAGGATCTGCCTGACCGACCACTTCGCCCCGCTTTGGGCCCGGAACGCGCCACGCTTCGGCCTGGCGCACCTCATGGCGCTGGGACTCGGACCGTGGCTCGCCGTGGAGATCCCGGACCTGATCAGCAAGGGGCTCGTGGTCCACAAGGAGCGGGAGCGAGAGGGGGCGGCGGAGTGA
- the ugcg gene encoding ceramide glucosyltransferase, with protein MAVLELAMQGLAVFGFILFFVLWLMHFMSIIYVRLHLHKKRSEVKQPFVQMAGVSLLKPLKGVDPNLISNLETFFTLDYPKYEVLLCVQDQDDPAVDVCKKLLGKYPNVDARLFIGGKKVGINPKINNLMPGYEGAKYGLVWICDSGIRVKPDTLTDLTNQMTEKVGLVHGLPYVADRQGFAATLEQVYFGTSHPRSYISANVTGIKCVTGMSCLMRKDVLDQAGGLVAFAQYIAEDYFMAKAIADRGWRFSMATQVALQNSGSYSIGQFQSRMIRWTKLRINMLPGTVLEPVSECFLASLIIGWAAHYVFRWDMMVFFMCHCLAWFISDYIQLTGVQGGPLSFSKLDFAVAWFIRESMAVQIFLSALWDPTISWRTGRYRLRCGGTAEEILDV; from the exons ATGGCCGTGCTGGAGCTCGCCATGCAGGGTCTGGCCGTGTTCGGCTTCATCCTGTTCTTCGTGCTGTGGCTGATGCACTTCATGTCCATCATCTATGT GCGTCTCCACCTCCACaagaaaaggtcagaggtcaaacagcCGTTTGTGCAGATGGCAGGAGTTTCTCTGCTGAAGCCTCTGAAGGGGGTCGACCCGAACCTGATCTCCAACCTGGAGACATTTTTTACACTCGATTACCCAAAG tatgAGGTCTTGCTGTGCGTTCAGGATCAGGATGATCCAGCTGTTGACGTCTGTAAAAAGTTGTTGGGGAAATATCCCAACGTGGACGCTCGACTGTTCATCG GGGGGAAGAAAGTTGGAATCAACCCCAAGATCAACAACCTGATGCCGGGCTACGAAGGAGCCAAATACGGCCTGGTGTGGATCTGTGACAGCGGCATCAGAG TGAAACCTGACACCCTgacagatctgaccaatcagatgaCAGAGAAGGTGGGATTGGTCCACGGGTTGCCATATGTTGCCGACCGCCAAGGCTTTGCCGCAACACTCGAGCAG GTGTATTTTGGGACGTCCCACCCTCGCTCCTACATCTCGGCTAACGTGACGGGGATCAAGTGTGTGACGGGGATGTCGTGTCTGATGAGGAAGGACGTGTTGGATCAAGCCGGTGGATTGGTTGCGTTCGCTCAGTACATTGCTGAGGATTACTTCATGGCTAAAGCCATCGCTGAcag AGGCTGGAGGTTCTCCATGGCGACACAGGTGGCGCTGCAGAACTCTGGGTCGTACTCTATTGGACAGTTCCAGTCCCGCATGATCAG GTGGACGAAGCTGAGGATCAACATGCTCCCTGGCACCGTGCTGGAGCCCGTCTCTGAGTGCTTCCTGGCCAGCCTCATCATTGGCTGGGCTGCTCATTATGTGTTCAG gtggGACATGATGGTCTTCTTCATGTGTCACTGTCTCGCCTGGTTTATATCCGACTACATCCAGCTGACCGGAGTTCAG GGCGGCCCGCTGAGCTTCTCTAAGCTGGACTTCGCTGTGGCGTGGTTCATCAGAGAGTCGATGGCGGTGCAGATCTTCCTGTCGGCTCTGTGGGACCCGACTATCAGCTGGAGGACCGGGCGGTACCGGCTGCGCTGCGGCGGCACCGCAGAGGAGATCCTCGATGTCTAG